Proteins encoded within one genomic window of Ottowia sp. SB7-C50:
- a CDS encoding VOC family protein has translation MPPYLNFDGHCAEAFAFYKDLFKGEIVHSSRFGEMPPGENMPPLPPEARQRIMHVHLQIGPQALMGSDTLPGAGEGCAGGYVKPQGLWVSIGVADAAEGQRVFSALAQGGQVTMPFEKTFWSPGFGMVTDRFGTPWMVNVATP, from the coding sequence TTGCCCCCCTACCTCAACTTCGACGGCCATTGCGCCGAGGCCTTCGCCTTCTACAAGGACCTGTTCAAGGGCGAGATCGTGCACAGCAGCAGGTTCGGCGAAATGCCGCCCGGCGAGAACATGCCGCCCCTGCCGCCCGAAGCCCGTCAACGCATCATGCACGTGCACCTGCAGATCGGCCCGCAGGCGCTGATGGGCTCCGACACCCTGCCTGGCGCGGGCGAAGGCTGCGCCGGCGGCTACGTCAAGCCGCAAGGCCTGTGGGTATCGATCGGCGTGGCCGACGCGGCGGAAGGCCAGCGCGTGTTCAGCGCCCTCGCCCAGGGCGGCCAGGTCACGATGCCCTTCGAAAAGACTTTCTGGTCGCCCGGTTTCGGCATGGTGACCGACCGCTTCGGCACGCCTTGGATGGTGAACGTGGCCACCCCCTGA
- a CDS encoding chromate transporter, with protein MSITLSAADWLALFTHFLSLSLLAVGGAITAAPDMHRYLVDARHWLSEEQFTSSIAIAQAAPGPNVLFVGLMGWNVGMNAGGGPLGGWHAYALALLGVVATMLGMLIPSGVLTYTATRWAHRNRELRAVRAFKTGMAPLVVALLIATGWLLTAAHNQPARDWPLWLLTAITALIVWRTKLHLLWLIGAGAVLGMLGAV; from the coding sequence ATGAGCATCACGCTGTCCGCTGCCGACTGGCTGGCGCTGTTCACGCACTTTCTGTCGCTGTCGCTGCTGGCGGTGGGCGGCGCCATCACCGCGGCGCCCGACATGCACCGCTATCTGGTCGATGCGCGCCACTGGCTGAGCGAGGAGCAGTTCACCTCGTCCATTGCCATCGCGCAGGCCGCGCCGGGGCCCAACGTGCTGTTTGTCGGCCTGATGGGCTGGAACGTGGGCATGAACGCCGGCGGCGGTCCGCTGGGCGGCTGGCACGCCTACGCGCTGGCGCTGCTGGGCGTGGTGGCCACCATGCTGGGCATGCTGATCCCCTCGGGCGTGCTGACCTACACCGCCACGCGCTGGGCGCACCGCAATCGGGAGCTGCGCGCCGTGCGCGCCTTCAAGACCGGCATGGCGCCGCTGGTGGTGGCGCTGCTGATCGCCACCGGTTGGCTGCTGACGGCCGCGCACAACCAGCCGGCGCGCGACTGGCCGCTGTGGCTGCTGACGGCGATCACGGCGCTGATCGTGTGGCGCACCAAGCTGCACCTGCTGTGGCTGATCGGCGCGGGCGCGGTGCTGGGGATGCTGGGCGCGGTTTAG
- the arsC gene encoding arsenate reductase (glutaredoxin) (This arsenate reductase requires both glutathione and glutaredoxin to convert arsenate to arsenite, after which the efflux transporter formed by ArsA and ArsB can extrude the arsenite from the cell, providing resistance.), with product MSDITIYHNPKCGTSRNVLAMIRASGAEPQVVEYLKTPPSADELKALARATGEPLRALIRTKQAEYLAQGLYNPQLTDDQLAAALVATPVLINRPIVVTPRGTRLCRPSETVLDILPQPLAQDFVKEDGEVVRVRSS from the coding sequence ATGAGCGACATCACGATCTACCACAACCCCAAATGCGGCACGTCGCGCAACGTGCTGGCCATGATCCGCGCCAGCGGCGCAGAACCGCAGGTCGTCGAATACCTGAAGACGCCGCCAAGCGCGGACGAACTGAAGGCCCTGGCCCGCGCCACCGGCGAGCCGCTGCGCGCGCTGATCCGCACCAAGCAGGCCGAGTACCTGGCGCAAGGCCTGTACAACCCGCAGCTGACCGACGACCAACTGGCCGCCGCCCTGGTCGCCACGCCGGTCCTCATCAACCGCCCGATCGTTGTCACGCCGCGCGGCACGCGCCTGTGCCGACCTTCTGAAACGGTGCTGGACATCCTGCCGCAGCCGCTGGCGCAGGACTTCGTCAAGGAAGACGGTGAGGTGGTGCGGGTGCGATCGAGCTGA
- a CDS encoding phospholipase D-like domain-containing protein: MIRLPTLSPLEHAAFVAVGLLTYVVVTRVRRQRRHPYAALAWVMGIAAFPYLGLPVFLLFGTRKTVRPATRRQPAPAGPWAALAPLWATQLLAALGVAGARPQASVRFEADGEQALRALGEVIGSARRTLDICTYVLGDDEVGAALAAQLAERARAGVRVRLLVDSIGSLKSSRSHDKVLRAAGVQIRRFMPALRNPRRGRTNLRNHRKLVVADGVRLWGGGRNLANEYFIGQAGEPPWRDLSFTVEGPLATQALALFDGDWRIALGLRRAHRSGYAERAAHYDAEFHATAQALTGPRLAATALQAVATLSARRSSHDIALAHWVPSGPDFHEDILHALLISSAFHAEQRLLLATPYFVPDEGLIEALLLAAKRGVQVTLALPRQSNHRLADWARGRAVRELAENGVDVRLVPAMLHAKAVVVDDVLALCGSANLDSRSLFINYEAMAAFYGQNEIAWLADWISRTAAEGERADAQPPGWGRDILEGVVATVAFQL, encoded by the coding sequence ATGATCCGCCTGCCCACGCTCAGTCCGCTGGAACACGCCGCTTTTGTGGCCGTGGGCCTGCTGACGTACGTGGTGGTCACGCGCGTGCGGCGCCAGCGGCGCCACCCTTATGCGGCGCTGGCCTGGGTCATGGGCATCGCCGCGTTCCCGTACCTGGGGCTGCCCGTGTTCCTGCTGTTCGGCACGCGCAAGACGGTGCGCCCCGCCACGCGGCGCCAGCCCGCGCCGGCCGGGCCGTGGGCCGCGCTGGCACCGCTGTGGGCCACGCAGTTGCTCGCCGCGCTGGGGGTGGCCGGCGCGCGGCCCCAGGCTTCGGTGCGTTTTGAAGCGGACGGCGAGCAGGCGCTGCGCGCACTGGGCGAAGTGATTGGCTCGGCGCGGCGCACGCTGGACATCTGCACCTACGTGCTGGGCGACGACGAGGTGGGCGCCGCGCTGGCCGCACAGCTGGCCGAGCGGGCCCGAGCGGGCGTGCGCGTGCGCCTGCTGGTCGACAGCATCGGCAGCCTCAAGAGTTCACGCAGCCACGACAAGGTGCTGCGGGCGGCGGGCGTGCAGATCCGCCGCTTCATGCCGGCGCTGCGCAACCCGCGGCGCGGGCGCACCAACCTGCGCAACCACCGCAAGTTGGTGGTGGCCGACGGCGTGCGCCTGTGGGGTGGCGGGCGCAACCTGGCCAACGAATACTTCATCGGCCAGGCGGGCGAGCCGCCCTGGCGCGACCTCAGCTTCACGGTCGAGGGGCCGCTGGCCACGCAGGCCCTGGCGCTGTTTGACGGCGACTGGCGCATCGCGCTGGGGCTGCGGCGCGCGCACCGCAGCGGCTATGCCGAGCGGGCCGCGCACTACGACGCCGAATTCCATGCCACCGCGCAGGCGCTGACCGGCCCGCGGCTGGCGGCCACCGCACTGCAGGCCGTGGCCACCCTGTCCGCACGACGCTCGTCGCACGACATCGCGCTGGCGCACTGGGTGCCGAGCGGCCCGGACTTTCACGAAGACATCCTGCACGCGCTGCTGATTTCGTCGGCCTTCCACGCCGAGCAGCGCCTGCTGCTGGCCACGCCCTACTTCGTGCCCGACGAAGGCTTGATCGAGGCCCTGCTGCTGGCGGCAAAGCGCGGCGTGCAAGTCACGCTGGCCTTGCCGCGCCAGTCCAACCACCGGCTGGCCGACTGGGCACGCGGCCGGGCGGTGCGTGAACTGGCCGAAAACGGCGTCGACGTGCGCCTGGTGCCTGCCATGCTGCATGCCAAGGCCGTGGTGGTGGACGACGTGCTGGCGCTTTGCGGATCGGCCAACCTGGACAGCCGCAGCCTGTTCATCAACTACGAAGCCATGGCCGCGTTTTACGGCCAGAACGAGATTGCTTGGCTGGCCGACTGGATTTCGCGCACGGCCGCCGAAGGCGAGCGCGCCGATGCACAACCGCCGGGGTGGGGTCGCGACATTCTGGAAGGCGTCGTGGCGACGGTGGCGTTTCAGTTGTGA
- a CDS encoding TetR/AcrR family transcriptional regulator: MVKRATAAPAAAATARRETYRHGDLRRALLDAGVALAREGGPDAVVLREATRRAGVAPNAAYRHFANHQALFDAVRMHALGALAAAIEREWARALKVRDPKARARALLRAVGTGYLGFAQAETGLFRTAFVFGEHDVEVPPDPARAAALGLNPFELLGAALDALVDTGALPADRRPGAEYLAWSAVHGLALLIIDGPLRAAPAKARRALGERLLRMVELGL; encoded by the coding sequence ATGGTCAAGCGCGCGACTGCAGCCCCTGCGGCGGCGGCTACGGCCCGCCGCGAAACGTATCGCCATGGCGATCTGCGCCGGGCCTTGCTGGACGCTGGCGTGGCGCTGGCGCGCGAGGGCGGCCCGGACGCCGTGGTGCTGCGCGAGGCGACGCGTCGTGCCGGCGTGGCGCCCAACGCGGCGTACCGCCACTTTGCCAACCACCAGGCGCTGTTCGACGCCGTGCGCATGCACGCGCTGGGTGCGCTGGCGGCGGCCATCGAGCGCGAATGGGCGCGCGCGCTGAAGGTGCGCGACCCCAAGGCGCGCGCCAGGGCGCTGCTGCGCGCCGTCGGCACCGGTTACCTGGGCTTTGCGCAGGCCGAGACCGGGCTGTTCCGCACCGCCTTCGTGTTCGGCGAGCACGACGTTGAAGTGCCACCCGATCCCGCCCGCGCGGCCGCGCTGGGCTTGAACCCGTTTGAATTGCTGGGCGCCGCGCTGGATGCGCTGGTCGACACGGGCGCGCTGCCGGCAGACCGGCGGCCCGGGGCCGAATACCTGGCCTGGTCGGCCGTGCACGGCCTGGCGCTGCTGATCATTGACGGGCCCTTGCGCGCCGCGCCCGCCAAGGCGCGTCGCGCCCTGGGCGAACGCCTGCTGCGGATGGTGGAACTCGGTCTGTAG
- the rlmB gene encoding 23S rRNA (guanosine(2251)-2'-O)-methyltransferase RlmB, whose product MSSPKVLFGFHAVGVRLKTAPASIIEVYVDPTRRDARMKQFLTRAAEAGVRVIEADGPRLVKLTGSAGHQGVAARVQAVEGVRTLDELLDDLQEAGTVPLLLVLDGVTDPHNLGACLRVADGAGAHAVIAPKDHAAGINATVAKVASGAAETVPYFMVTNLARTLNELKERSIWVTGTSDDADRTLYDVDFKGPTALVLGAEGPGMRQLTRKTCDQLVRIPMMGAVESLNVSVASGVCLYEARRQRGV is encoded by the coding sequence ATGTCCAGCCCCAAAGTCCTGTTCGGCTTTCACGCCGTCGGCGTGCGCCTGAAGACCGCGCCGGCTTCGATCATCGAGGTCTACGTCGACCCCACGCGGCGCGACGCGCGCATGAAGCAGTTTCTGACGCGCGCCGCCGAAGCCGGTGTGCGCGTGATCGAGGCCGACGGCCCGCGCCTTGTCAAGCTGACCGGCAGCGCCGGCCACCAGGGCGTAGCCGCGCGCGTGCAGGCGGTGGAGGGCGTGCGCACGCTCGACGAACTGCTGGACGATTTGCAGGAAGCGGGCACAGTACCGCTCTTGCTGGTGCTGGACGGCGTGACCGACCCGCACAACCTGGGCGCCTGCCTGCGCGTGGCCGACGGCGCCGGTGCGCACGCCGTCATCGCGCCCAAGGACCATGCCGCGGGCATCAACGCCACCGTCGCCAAAGTGGCCAGCGGCGCGGCCGAGACGGTGCCGTACTTCATGGTCACCAACCTGGCGCGCACGCTGAACGAGTTGAAAGAGCGCAGCATCTGGGTCACCGGCACCAGCGATGACGCCGACCGGACGCTGTACGACGTCGATTTCAAAGGCCCCACCGCGCTGGTGCTGGGCGCCGAAGGGCCGGGCATGCGCCAGCTCACGCGCAAAACCTGCGACCAGCTGGTGCGCATCCCGATGATGGGCGCGGTGGAAAGCCTGAACGTCAGCGTGGCCAGCGGCGTGTGTCTGTATGAGGCACGGCGCCAGCGCGGGGTTTGA
- a CDS encoding SRPBCC family protein, producing MNITIETTVNAQIDRVWTAWTDPRAIEQWNAASPDWHTPRARVDLREGGSFCSRMEARDGSAGFDFEGTYTRIEPQRLIEYVIGDGRKVRVEFVTTGGTVTVRETFDAENMHSAEQQRQGWQAILDNFARHVEGRV from the coding sequence ATGAACATCACCATCGAAACCACCGTCAACGCCCAAATTGACCGCGTCTGGACGGCGTGGACCGACCCGCGCGCCATCGAGCAATGGAACGCCGCTTCGCCCGACTGGCACACGCCGCGTGCCCGCGTCGACCTGCGCGAGGGCGGCAGCTTCTGCTCGCGCATGGAGGCGCGCGACGGCAGCGCCGGCTTCGACTTTGAGGGCACGTACACGCGCATTGAGCCGCAGCGCCTGATCGAATACGTGATCGGCGACGGCCGCAAGGTGCGCGTCGAGTTCGTTACCACGGGCGGCACCGTGACGGTGCGCGAAACCTTTGATGCCGAGAACATGCACAGCGCCGAGCAGCAGCGCCAGGGCTGGCAAGCCATCCTGGACAACTTTGCGCGCCACGTTGAAGGGCGGGTCTGA
- a CDS encoding glyoxalase superfamily protein, protein MQARAPIPILRMFDEAAARAFYVDFLGFRLDWEHRFEPDLPLYMQVTLGDCVLHLSGHHGDATPGGHVRVPCTGLREFQQALLAKGYRHARPGIEVQPWGLDMTVSDPFGNRLTFTQALE, encoded by the coding sequence ATGCAGGCGCGGGCGCCGATCCCCATCCTGCGGATGTTCGACGAGGCGGCGGCGCGCGCGTTTTACGTCGACTTTCTGGGCTTTCGCCTCGATTGGGAACATCGTTTTGAGCCGGACCTGCCGCTGTACATGCAGGTGACCTTGGGCGATTGCGTGCTGCACCTGTCCGGCCACCACGGCGACGCCACGCCCGGAGGCCATGTGCGCGTGCCGTGCACCGGGCTGCGCGAGTTCCAACAAGCGCTGCTGGCGAAGGGCTATCGCCACGCGCGCCCTGGCATCGAGGTGCAGCCGTGGGGGCTGGACATGACGGTGAGCGACCCGTTTGGCAATCGGTTGACGTTCACGCAGGCGCTTGAATAA
- a CDS encoding type II toxin-antitoxin system prevent-host-death family antitoxin — protein MSTYTANEAKVNFGAFLDAAQREPVRVTRRDRVVGVMVSAQDYESMRAFYANRLQHTLAETGAHATAQGLTPEALDDLLADES, from the coding sequence ATGAGCACCTACACTGCCAACGAAGCCAAGGTCAATTTCGGCGCATTTCTGGACGCGGCGCAGCGCGAGCCGGTGCGCGTGACCCGCCGTGACCGTGTGGTGGGCGTGATGGTCTCGGCACAGGATTACGAATCCATGCGCGCCTTTTATGCCAACCGGCTGCAGCACACGCTGGCCGAGACGGGCGCGCATGCCACGGCGCAAGGTCTGACGCCCGAGGCGCTGGACGATTTGCTGGCCGACGAGAGCTGA
- a CDS encoding DUF1428 domain-containing protein — protein MQPDTYIDGFVAAVPTARRNDYRRHAIDAARVFKKHGALSVVECWGDDVPEGKRTSFTLAVQRQPDETVVFSWVTWPSKAVRDSAWKAMMDDPEMPRDMPFDGQRLIYGGFQLLTET, from the coding sequence ATGCAACCCGACACGTACATTGACGGCTTCGTGGCTGCCGTGCCCACCGCGCGGCGCAACGACTACCGCCGGCATGCCATCGACGCCGCGCGCGTCTTCAAGAAGCACGGCGCGCTCAGCGTCGTCGAATGCTGGGGCGACGACGTGCCCGAGGGCAAGCGCACCTCGTTCACGCTGGCCGTGCAGCGCCAGCCAGACGAAACCGTGGTGTTCTCCTGGGTCACCTGGCCGTCGAAGGCGGTGCGCGACAGCGCCTGGAAGGCGATGATGGACGACCCCGAGATGCCCCGTGACATGCCCTTCGACGGCCAGCGGCTGATCTACGGCGGTTTTCAACTGCTGACCGAAACGTGA
- a CDS encoding NAD-dependent protein deacylase has translation MTIDSSPALQQVRQWLQDAAHIAMLTGAGVSAESGVPTFRDAQTGLWAHFRPEDLATVDAFRRDPARVWDWYAERRVNMREVQPNAGHRAVADFQRRHPGRLTLATQNVDGLHQKAGSADVLALHGNIFEDQWLDPCALARRPQEGCSPAQAEPGRPPRCVQCGNLARPAVVWFGEMLPHDALGAAERAAARCNVMLVVGTSGAVYPAAGLAHVARAAGARVVIVNPHPSELDDWAHAVLPGTSAQLLPVLLDF, from the coding sequence ATGACCATCGATTCATCGCCGGCACTGCAGCAGGTGCGCCAATGGCTGCAGGATGCCGCCCACATCGCCATGCTGACGGGGGCAGGCGTCAGCGCCGAATCGGGCGTGCCCACCTTTCGTGACGCGCAGACCGGGCTGTGGGCCCACTTCAGGCCGGAAGATCTGGCCACGGTGGACGCCTTCCGGCGCGACCCCGCGCGCGTGTGGGACTGGTACGCCGAGCGGCGCGTGAACATGCGCGAGGTGCAGCCCAACGCCGGCCACCGGGCCGTGGCCGACTTTCAGCGCCGTCACCCCGGCCGCCTGACGCTGGCCACCCAGAACGTCGACGGCCTGCACCAGAAGGCCGGCAGCGCCGACGTGCTGGCGCTGCACGGCAACATCTTTGAAGACCAGTGGCTCGACCCCTGCGCGCTGGCGCGCCGCCCGCAAGAGGGCTGCAGCCCCGCGCAGGCCGAGCCGGGCCGGCCGCCGCGCTGCGTGCAATGCGGCAACCTGGCGCGGCCGGCGGTGGTCTGGTTTGGCGAAATGCTGCCGCACGACGCGCTCGGCGCCGCCGAACGCGCGGCCGCGCGGTGCAACGTGATGCTGGTGGTCGGCACGTCGGGCGCGGTGTACCCGGCGGCGGGGCTGGCGCATGTGGCGCGCGCGGCCGGTGCGCGGGTGGTCATCGTCAACCCGCACCCGAGCGAGCTGGACGACTGGGCCCACGCGGTGCTGCCGGGCACATCCGCGCAGCTGCTGCCTGTGCTGCTTGACTTCTGA
- a CDS encoding glycine zipper domain-containing protein: MAADRIAADRNEDPITGEPGAHPVGTGLGAAGGAAAGAALGTAVAGPVGTVVGGIIGAVTGGLAGKDVAESLDPTLGGEPSEHKVATGVGASGGALAGAAMGSVAGPLGTVAGAAIGAAAGGLAGKGVGEVVNPKADDQLNEHHLATGTGAGAGALAGATVGLAGGPVGAIVGAAVGGIAGAKAGEGLGEVVNPKAGDQLHEHQLASGTGAGAGALTGAAVGAVAGPVGAAVGAAVGAGLGAQAGKGLGEAVNPKVGDEVGDHNLATGTGAGAGAATGALVGAVGGTGRHGGWRRCGRPGGRCRGARRCRGGESRRRGCLLAHGLRHAPRLCGRL; encoded by the coding sequence ATGGCAGCAGATCGCATCGCGGCGGACCGCAACGAAGATCCCATCACCGGCGAGCCCGGCGCGCACCCTGTCGGCACAGGCCTCGGTGCAGCGGGTGGCGCAGCAGCCGGCGCGGCGCTTGGCACGGCTGTGGCCGGCCCGGTGGGCACCGTGGTGGGCGGCATCATCGGCGCGGTGACCGGTGGCTTGGCCGGCAAGGACGTGGCCGAAAGCCTGGATCCGACTTTGGGCGGCGAACCGTCTGAACACAAGGTGGCCACGGGTGTGGGCGCCTCGGGCGGCGCGCTGGCTGGTGCGGCCATGGGTTCTGTCGCCGGCCCGTTGGGCACGGTGGCGGGCGCGGCCATTGGCGCAGCGGCGGGCGGCCTGGCCGGCAAGGGTGTGGGCGAAGTGGTCAACCCCAAGGCAGATGACCAACTGAACGAACACCACCTGGCGACCGGCACGGGCGCTGGCGCCGGCGCGCTGGCCGGTGCCACCGTGGGCCTGGCAGGCGGGCCGGTGGGTGCCATCGTCGGTGCGGCCGTCGGCGGCATCGCCGGCGCCAAGGCCGGTGAAGGCCTGGGCGAGGTGGTCAACCCCAAGGCCGGTGACCAACTGCACGAGCACCAACTGGCCAGCGGCACGGGCGCGGGCGCCGGTGCGCTGACCGGCGCCGCCGTCGGCGCCGTGGCCGGCCCTGTGGGTGCTGCCGTGGGCGCTGCCGTCGGCGCAGGTCTGGGTGCACAGGCTGGCAAGGGCCTGGGTGAGGCGGTGAACCCCAAGGTGGGCGACGAGGTGGGTGACCACAATCTGGCGACCGGTACCGGCGCTGGTGCTGGCGCTGCCACGGGCGCTCTGGTGGGCGCCGTGGGGGGGACCGGTCGGCATGGCGGTTGGCGCCGCTGTGGGCGGCCTGGCGGGCGGTGCCGTGGCGCACGGCGCTGCCGAGGTGGTGAATCCCGCCGCCGAGGATGCCTACTGGCGCACGGCCTACGCCACGCGCCCCGGCTATGTGGCCGGCTATGA
- a CDS encoding VOC family protein codes for MPQLQHRLQPCLWFDGQAEPAARFYTSVFPQSRLGPLSYYTEAGQDQHGQTPGSVMSVSFELLGQPMLALNGGPIFRFTEALSLMVLCDTQDEIDHYWNALSQGGDPAAQQCGWLKDRYGLSWQITPAAFAEWITSPDRAAVERYMSAMMTMKKLDLARLRRAFEGSA; via the coding sequence ATGCCGCAACTGCAACACCGCCTACAGCCCTGCCTGTGGTTTGACGGCCAGGCCGAGCCAGCCGCACGCTTTTACACCAGCGTGTTCCCACAATCGCGCCTGGGCCCCTTGTCGTACTACACCGAAGCCGGCCAGGACCAGCACGGCCAGACGCCCGGCAGCGTGATGAGCGTGAGCTTCGAGTTGCTCGGCCAGCCGATGCTGGCGCTCAACGGCGGGCCGATCTTCCGGTTCACCGAAGCGCTGTCGCTGATGGTGCTGTGCGACACGCAGGACGAGATCGACCACTACTGGAACGCGCTGTCACAAGGCGGCGATCCGGCGGCGCAACAATGCGGCTGGCTGAAGGATCGCTATGGCCTGTCGTGGCAGATCACGCCGGCCGCGTTTGCCGAATGGATCACCTCGCCCGACCGCGCGGCGGTGGAGCGGTACATGAGCGCCATGATGACGATGAAGAAACTTGACCTGGCGCGCCTGCGCCGGGCGTTTGAAGGCAGCGCATGA
- a CDS encoding putative toxin-antitoxin system toxin component, PIN family, which translates to MAAPAPLRVVVDTNVLISAALLPQSVPALLLHHLLAHARLVFSAATFSELETRLWKPKFDRYLTLDARRRLLVDLGAVADWVTPTEQTRFSRDGDDDAFIQAALAADAEWLVSGDDDLLVLDQVRSVRILTPRAALDLWAR; encoded by the coding sequence ATGGCCGCGCCCGCGCCGCTCCGCGTGGTGGTCGATACCAATGTGCTGATCAGCGCGGCCTTGCTGCCCCAGTCGGTGCCGGCCTTGCTGTTGCACCATCTGCTCGCGCATGCCCGGTTGGTGTTTTCGGCGGCGACATTTTCTGAACTGGAAACCCGTCTGTGGAAGCCCAAGTTTGATCGCTACCTGACGCTCGACGCGCGACGCCGCTTGCTGGTCGATCTCGGCGCCGTAGCCGATTGGGTCACGCCGACCGAACAGACGCGCTTCAGCCGCGATGGGGATGACGACGCATTCATTCAAGCAGCGCTGGCGGCCGACGCCGAGTGGCTGGTGAGCGGGGACGACGACTTGCTGGTACTGGACCAGGTCCGGTCCGTTCGCATCCTCACGCCGAGGGCGGCACTGGATCTGTGGGCGCGCTGA
- a CDS encoding chromate transporter codes for MPAPAEPPLNAPRSRSDLFWSFTWLALQGFGGVLAVVQRELVEKKRWMTREQFVEDWAVAQIMPGPNVVNLSMMIGDRCFGLSGALAALAGMLAFPTVIVLTLAALFATVADHELAQRALRGMGAVAAGLIIATGIKLVTALRSNAMGTTACALLAAATFVAIAVLRWPLGWVLLGIGGIGCAWAWRCLGPRTPPPGPTPTPSLRDPALTDADSGQVPRP; via the coding sequence ATGCCCGCCCCCGCCGAACCGCCCCTGAACGCCCCGCGCTCGCGCAGCGACCTGTTCTGGTCGTTCACCTGGCTGGCGCTGCAGGGCTTTGGCGGCGTGCTGGCCGTGGTGCAGCGCGAGCTGGTCGAGAAAAAGCGCTGGATGACGCGCGAGCAGTTCGTCGAGGACTGGGCGGTGGCGCAGATCATGCCCGGCCCCAACGTGGTCAACCTGTCGATGATGATCGGCGACCGCTGCTTCGGCCTGTCGGGCGCGCTGGCGGCGCTGGCGGGCATGCTGGCGTTTCCCACCGTCATCGTGCTGACGCTGGCGGCTCTGTTCGCCACGGTGGCCGACCACGAGCTGGCGCAGCGCGCGCTGCGCGGCATGGGCGCGGTGGCGGCGGGGCTGATCATCGCCACCGGCATCAAGCTGGTCACGGCGCTGCGCAGCAACGCCATGGGCACCACCGCCTGCGCGCTGCTGGCGGCGGCCACCTTCGTCGCCATCGCGGTGCTGCGCTGGCCCTTGGGCTGGGTGCTGCTCGGCATCGGCGGCATCGGCTGCGCCTGGGCCTGGCGCTGCCTGGGGCCACGCACGCCGCCGCCCGGCCCCACGCCCACGCCGTCGCTGCGCGACCCGGCGCTGACCGACGCCGATTCCGGCCAGGTGCCACGGCCATGA
- a CDS encoding DUF1615 family protein — MRRLAVQAGAWAAALLLVACGPQPAPPPAVLGVAQIHALMRQAVPQRRVDAGWAADMQTAFARLDLPATRQNVCAAVAVVAQESGFVADPEVPGLADITLRKLQQISQNPAAWAAINVRLRQQAEDGRTYYDQLLKIRTEHDLERWYQAFMGARLTGRLLKLVGKDVDTLISTLGSMQVSVAFARGFAREHDIPESDIRERLYTRAGGLFYGMAHLLKYEYHYADLKHLFADYNAGHYASRNAGFQRMVSALSGVRLVADGDLLSYAGGRASPSATLQAVLTALARHGVPADPQAVLRDLRQEKQSALFDTATYRQIADLHRQRVGYAITEAMPQIDLHSDKIQRPLTTAWFAGRVNQRFQQCLRAAL, encoded by the coding sequence TTGCGCCGCCTTGCGGTGCAGGCTGGCGCCTGGGCGGCCGCGTTGTTGCTGGTGGCATGCGGGCCGCAGCCCGCGCCGCCGCCGGCGGTACTGGGCGTGGCGCAGATCCACGCACTGATGCGCCAGGCGGTGCCGCAGCGCCGCGTCGACGCGGGCTGGGCCGCCGACATGCAGACGGCGTTTGCCCGGCTCGACTTGCCGGCCACGCGCCAGAACGTGTGCGCGGCCGTGGCCGTGGTGGCGCAGGAAAGCGGCTTCGTCGCCGACCCCGAGGTGCCCGGCCTAGCCGACATCACGCTGCGCAAACTGCAGCAGATTTCGCAGAACCCCGCTGCCTGGGCCGCCATCAATGTGCGGCTGCGCCAGCAGGCCGAAGACGGGCGCACGTACTACGACCAGCTGCTGAAGATCCGCACCGAGCACGACCTGGAGCGCTGGTATCAGGCCTTCATGGGCGCGCGGCTGACCGGGCGATTGCTCAAGCTGGTGGGCAAGGACGTGGACACGCTGATCTCCACGCTGGGCTCGATGCAGGTCTCGGTCGCCTTTGCGCGCGGCTTTGCGCGCGAGCACGACATTCCCGAAAGCGACATCCGCGAGCGGCTCTACACCCGCGCCGGCGGACTGTTCTACGGCATGGCGCACCTGCTGAAGTACGAATACCACTACGCCGACCTGAAGCACCTGTTTGCCGACTACAACGCCGGCCATTACGCCAGCCGCAACGCCGGCTTTCAGCGCATGGTGTCGGCGCTGTCGGGCGTGCGGCTGGTGGCCGACGGCGACCTGCTGTCGTACGCCGGCGGCCGCGCGTCACCGTCGGCCACGCTGCAGGCGGTGCTGACGGCATTGGCGCGCCACGGCGTGCCCGCCGACCCGCAGGCCGTGCTGCGCGATCTGCGGCAGGAAAAGCAGTCCGCCCTGTTCGACACGGCGACTTACCGCCAGATCGCCGATCTGCACCGCCAGCGAGTAGGCTACGCCATCACCGAAGCCATGCCGCAGATCGACCTGCACAGCGACAAGATCCAGCGCCCGCTGACCACCGCCTGGTTCGCCGGCCGCGTGAACCAGCGCTTTCAGCAATGCCTGCGCGCCGCGCTGTGA